A genomic stretch from Cherax quadricarinatus isolate ZL_2023a chromosome 63, ASM3850222v1, whole genome shotgun sequence includes:
- the LOC128698252 gene encoding uncharacterized protein, protein MTSRARAPRPSSRDVTVDQPMRALRYPYITVWWWCGGEGARSSVEADDEFSNLAFMKSELHNPSKMFELLNPSKMFELLNPARCLNFSTPARGLNFSTPARYLNFSTPARCLNFSTQQDV, encoded by the exons ATGACGTCACGGGCTCGAGCGCCAAGACCTAGCAGTCGTGACGTCACTGTTGATCAGCCAATGAGAGCGCTCAGATACCCCTACATcacagtctggtggtggtgcGGGGGTGAGGGTGCGCGCTCCTCTG TTGAAGCAGACGATGAGTTCAGTAACTTAGCCTTTATG AAATCTGAACTTCACAACCCCAGCAAGATGTTTGAACTTCTCAACCCCAGCAAGATGTTTGAACTTCTCAACCCAGCAAGATGTTTGAACTTCTCAACCCCAGCAAGAGGTTTGAACTTCTCAACCCCAGCAAGATATTTGAACTTTTCAACCCCAGCAAGATGTTTGAACTTCTCAACCCAGCAAGATGTTTGA